CGTCGTAAAACGAGGCGGCGAAGCGGTCTGTGAGATCGTCCCCGTGCCCACCACTGCCTTCACCGGCCGTGAACTCGCCGAATTGCTCCGCTCGCTGCCGCACCCCGACAAGGATTATCTGGGCGCCGTCGAACAGCATCTCCGAAAACAGCCGAAGGCCGAGAAGTCAAAGTGGCCGCGCTGATCGATTC
The DNA window shown above is from Candidatus Binatus sp. and carries:
- a CDS encoding type II toxin-antitoxin system prevent-host-death family antitoxin is translated as MKSEISATDAARRFSEVVNRVRYRNETFVVKRGGEAVCEIVPVPTTAFTGRELAELLRSLPHPDKDYLGAVEQHLRKQPKAEKSKWPR